A window of the Gossypium hirsutum isolate 1008001.06 chromosome A05, Gossypium_hirsutum_v2.1, whole genome shotgun sequence genome harbors these coding sequences:
- the LOC107960996 gene encoding uncharacterized protein: MSPNALRHSKALEGLHGVQVFPHSQSALEEINQQGDFQSSHDKSFITANQPLLMQVWQQRPACLRPNLVETVANVLTSLPFIALGIQAPRRNFNTKLYANSLIGVGVASTLYHSSRGKLRKYLRWADYTMIATATVCLSRAIRNENPKLLMAATALLLPVQPLMVSAIHTGMMEVAFAKRAIKDPELRKAHNVHKMSSLLGGALFIADDMFPGTPFLHSAWHLAAAVGAGTCNKLLE, encoded by the exons ATGAGTCCCAATGCACTAAGACATAGTAAAGCCTTAGAGGGTTTGCATGGGGTGCAAGtgtttcctcattcacaatctgcATTAGAGGAGATTAACCAACAAGGGGATTTCCAATCCAGTCATGATAAATCATTCATTACAGCAAATCAACCACTATTGATGCA GGTATGGCAACAGAGACCAGCTTGTTTAAGGCCT AATCTTGTGGAGACAGTTGCCAATGTGTTGACATCACTCCCCTTTATTGCTCTTGGGATCCAGGCCCCTAG GAGAAATTTTAATACTAAGCTGTATGCTAATTCACTTATTGGAGTTGGAGTTGCCTCTACTTTGTATCATTCTTCTAGAGGAAAGCTGAGGAAATACTTAAGGTGGGCCGACTATACAATGATAGCCACTGCCACTGTG TGTTTATCAAGAGCTATTCGGAATGAGAACCCAAAGTTACTAATGGCAGCTACGGCTTTACTTCTACCAGTTCAGCCTTTAATGGTTTCGGCTATTCACACTGGAATGATGGAG GTAGCATTTGCGAAAAGAGCAATAAAAGATCCAGAATTAAGGAAAGCACACAACGTGCATAAGATGTCATCACTGTTGGGAGGTGCTCTTTTCATTGCAGATGATATGTTTCCCGGGACACCTTTCCTTCATTCCGCATGGCATCTCGCAGCGGCTGTCGGTGCGGGCACCTGTAACAAGCTTCTTGAGTAG